One stretch of Variovorax sp. TBS-050B DNA includes these proteins:
- a CDS encoding RNA-binding protein, with product MGNKLYVGNLPYSVRDGDLEQAFGQFGSVTSAKVMMERDTGRSKGFGFVEMGSDAEAQAAINGMNGQPLGGRSVVVNEARPMEARPPRSGGYGGGGGGGYGGGGGGGYGGGGGGGGGGYGGGGGGRSGGGGGYGGGGRSGGGGGGGDGGFRSPYGAGPRGGGRSGGGGGYGGGGNSGY from the coding sequence ATGGGCAACAAACTGTACGTCGGCAACCTGCCTTACTCGGTGCGCGACGGTGATCTCGAACAGGCTTTCGGACAATTCGGCTCGGTGACCAGCGCCAAGGTCATGATGGAGCGCGACACGGGCCGCTCGAAGGGCTTCGGCTTCGTCGAGATGGGAAGCGACGCGGAAGCGCAAGCCGCCATCAACGGCATGAACGGCCAGCCCCTCGGCGGCCGCAGCGTCGTCGTCAATGAAGCACGTCCGATGGAAGCGCGTCCCCCGCGCAGCGGCGGCTACGGCGGCGGCGGTGGTGGTGGTTATGGCGGCGGTGGTGGTGGCGGCTACGGCGGCGGCGGCGGCGGTGGTGGTGGCGGCTACGGTGGTGGCGGCGGTGGCCGCTCCGGCGGTGGCGGCGGCTACGGCGGCGGTGGTCGCAGTGGCGGCGGCGGTGGTGGTGGCGACGGCGGTTTCCGCAGCCCCTACGGCGCCGGTCCGCGCGGCGGTGGCCGTTCGGGCGGTGGCGGCGGCTACGGCGGCGGCGGCAACAGCGGCTACTGA
- a CDS encoding ion transporter, with protein MTRPHTDSTARTFAVSSDTDSRFDKPASGWRRSLFTVIFEADTRAGLMFDLALIAVIVTSVLVVILDSVQSIREQWRPLFNSFEWVFTILFTLEYIARLACVNRPLRYALSFYGVIDLLALLPTYLVAFAPELAYLIDVRVLRLLRVFRIFKLSRYSVEYRALVSAVAASRRKIIVFVGFVTLVVLVMGTLMYVVEGPQHGFTSIPTAIYWAISTMATVGFGDLVPKTDLGRAIASVMMLLGWGVLAVPTGIVTAEMARRGPDDEGVPLGGRGILAMTPPPAAPPRRLTPAARRRALLQHRRGGR; from the coding sequence ATGACACGACCGCACACCGATTCCACCGCCCGGACCTTCGCCGTCTCCTCGGACACCGACTCGCGCTTCGACAAGCCCGCCTCCGGCTGGCGGCGCAGCCTCTTCACGGTGATCTTCGAGGCCGACACGCGCGCCGGGCTGATGTTCGACCTCGCGCTGATCGCGGTGATCGTGACCAGCGTGCTGGTCGTGATCCTCGACAGCGTGCAATCGATCCGCGAGCAATGGCGGCCGCTCTTCAACAGCTTCGAATGGGTGTTCACCATTCTTTTCACGCTCGAGTACATCGCGCGGCTCGCGTGCGTGAACCGGCCGCTGCGCTATGCGCTGAGCTTCTACGGCGTGATCGACCTGCTCGCGCTGCTGCCGACCTACCTGGTGGCGTTCGCGCCCGAGCTCGCCTACCTCATCGACGTGCGCGTGCTGCGGCTTCTGCGCGTGTTCCGCATCTTCAAGCTCTCGCGCTACTCGGTCGAATACCGCGCGCTGGTCTCCGCCGTGGCCGCGAGCCGGCGCAAGATCATCGTGTTCGTGGGCTTCGTGACGCTGGTGGTGCTGGTGATGGGCACGCTGATGTACGTGGTCGAGGGGCCGCAGCACGGCTTCACGAGCATCCCGACGGCGATCTACTGGGCGATCTCGACCATGGCCACGGTGGGCTTCGGCGATCTGGTGCCGAAGACCGACCTCGGCCGCGCGATCGCCTCGGTGATGATGCTGCTGGGCTGGGGCGTGCTGGCGGTGCCGACGGGCATCGTCACCGCCGAGATGGCGCGCCGCGGGCCCGACGACGAGGGCGTGCCGCTCGGCGGCCGCGGCATCCTGGCCATGACGCCACCGCCCGCCGCGCCGCCGCGTCGGCTCACGCCGGCAGCCAGGCGACGCGCCCTTCTGCAGCATCGTCGAGGCGGGCGATGA
- a CDS encoding TMEM165/GDT1 family protein produces the protein MEAFLVATGVVALAEMGDKTQLLALLLAARFRKPWPIVFGIFVATVVNHALAGAVGNYITRWLGPEVLRWILGGSFIAMAAWMLIPDKLDDDDAPAASHYGVFGTTLVAFFLAEMGDKTQIATVMLAARFTEAYLWVVVGTTLGMMLANAPVVWLGERIVRRVPIKLVHGISAAIFLVLGVLMIIGWP, from the coding sequence ATGGAAGCTTTTCTCGTTGCAACCGGCGTTGTTGCGCTCGCCGAAATGGGCGACAAGACCCAGTTGCTGGCCCTGCTGCTCGCGGCCCGTTTCAGAAAACCCTGGCCGATCGTCTTCGGAATCTTCGTCGCCACCGTCGTCAACCATGCGCTGGCCGGCGCCGTCGGCAACTACATCACGCGCTGGCTCGGCCCCGAGGTGCTGCGCTGGATCCTCGGCGGCTCCTTCATCGCGATGGCGGCCTGGATGCTCATTCCCGACAAGCTCGACGACGACGATGCGCCGGCCGCGTCGCACTACGGCGTCTTCGGCACCACGCTGGTCGCCTTCTTCCTCGCCGAGATGGGCGACAAGACGCAGATCGCCACCGTCATGCTGGCCGCGCGCTTCACCGAGGCCTACCTCTGGGTGGTGGTGGGCACCACGCTCGGAATGATGCTGGCCAATGCGCCCGTGGTGTGGCTCGGCGAGCGCATCGTGCGGCGCGTGCCGATCAAGCTGGTGCACGGCATCTCGGCCGCGATCTTCCTCGTGCTTGGCGTTCTCATGATCATTGGCTGGCCGTAA
- a CDS encoding KpsF/GutQ family sugar-phosphate isomerase: MSSAPLPPAVDADAILARARATFDIESEAVIGLKSRVGPSFVDAVRKILEVRGRVVVMGMGKSGHVGRKIAATLASTGTPAMFVHPAEASHGDLGMIKSVDLVLAISNSGEVDELTVILPVVKRQGVPLIAITGRLDSTLARHADIVIDAGVAKEACPLNLAPTASTTAQMAMGDALAVALLDARGFGSEDFARSHPGGALGRKLLTHVSDVMRSGDDVPRVPPTATLSELMREMSSKGLGATAVVDAQGRAIGIFTDGDLRRQVETGGDLRGLTAADVMHPGPRTLRADALAAEAAELMEEHRITSVLIVDPAGLLIGALSINDLMRAKVI, translated from the coding sequence ATGAGTTCCGCTCCCCTGCCCCCCGCGGTCGACGCCGACGCCATCCTCGCGCGGGCGCGCGCCACTTTCGACATCGAATCCGAAGCCGTGATCGGCCTCAAGTCGCGCGTGGGCCCGAGCTTCGTCGACGCGGTCCGCAAGATCCTCGAAGTGCGCGGCCGCGTGGTCGTGATGGGCATGGGCAAGAGCGGCCACGTCGGCCGCAAGATCGCCGCCACGCTCGCCTCCACCGGCACGCCCGCGATGTTCGTCCATCCGGCCGAGGCCAGCCACGGCGACCTCGGCATGATCAAGTCGGTCGACCTGGTGCTCGCCATCTCCAACAGCGGCGAGGTCGACGAGCTCACCGTGATCCTGCCGGTGGTCAAGCGCCAGGGCGTGCCGCTGATCGCGATCACCGGGCGCCTCGATTCCACCCTGGCGCGCCATGCGGACATCGTGATCGATGCCGGCGTCGCCAAGGAAGCCTGCCCGCTCAACCTCGCCCCCACCGCCAGCACCACCGCCCAGATGGCGATGGGCGACGCGCTGGCCGTGGCGCTGCTCGATGCGCGCGGCTTCGGCTCGGAAGACTTCGCGCGCTCGCATCCCGGCGGCGCGCTCGGCCGCAAGCTGCTCACCCATGTGAGCGACGTCATGCGCTCGGGCGACGACGTGCCGCGCGTGCCGCCCACCGCCACGCTCAGCGAGCTGATGCGCGAGATGAGTTCCAAGGGCCTGGGCGCCACTGCCGTGGTCGATGCACAGGGCCGCGCCATCGGCATCTTCACCGACGGCGACCTGCGCCGCCAGGTCGAGACCGGCGGCGACCTGCGCGGCCTGACGGCCGCCGACGTGATGCACCCGGGACCGCGCACCCTGCGCGCCGACGCGCTGGCGGCCGAGGCGGCCGAGCTGATGGAAGAGCACCGCATCACCAGCGTGCTCATCGTCGACCCGGCGGGCCTGCTGATCGGCGCGCTCAGCATCAACGACCTGATGCGCGCGAAGGTCATCTGA
- a CDS encoding HAD hydrolase family protein, translated as MPLDFQAETLLAAQDVRIAFFDIDGVLTDGGVYFTEHGETLKRFSILDGYGLKLLRLAGITPAVITGRDSKPLRVRLEALGIEHVRYGTEAKLPAAEAMLEQLGFGWHQAAAIGDDWPDLPVLARVGFAAAPANAHAEVRDAVHYVTRARGGEGAAREFCDLLLTACGQYRRLLDAARGPTQ; from the coding sequence ATGCCCCTCGACTTCCAGGCCGAGACCCTGCTCGCCGCGCAGGACGTGCGCATCGCCTTCTTCGACATCGACGGCGTGCTGACCGACGGCGGCGTCTACTTCACCGAGCACGGCGAGACGCTCAAGCGCTTCAGCATCCTCGACGGCTACGGCCTCAAGCTGCTGCGCCTGGCCGGCATCACGCCGGCCGTCATCACCGGGCGCGACTCCAAGCCGCTGCGCGTGCGGCTCGAGGCGCTGGGCATCGAGCATGTGCGCTACGGCACCGAGGCCAAGCTGCCGGCGGCCGAGGCCATGCTCGAACAGCTCGGCTTCGGCTGGCACCAGGCCGCGGCCATCGGCGACGACTGGCCCGACCTGCCGGTGCTCGCGCGCGTCGGCTTCGCCGCGGCGCCGGCCAATGCCCATGCCGAAGTGCGCGATGCGGTGCATTACGTCACGCGCGCGCGCGGCGGCGAAGGCGCGGCGCGCGAATTCTGCGACCTGCTGCTGACCGCCTGCGGCCAGTACCGACGCCTGCTCGACGCCGCCCGGGGCCCGACGCAATGA
- a CDS encoding YigZ family protein, with protein MSFTLAQPVHSDLVVRKSRFIGCVQPVADRAAAQAVVAALRAAHPAAAHVCWALMAGGASAANDDGEPGGTAGRPMLEVLRHQQIEGALATVVRYFGGVKLGAGGLVRAYTDAVAQALLGAALVPLVRQRSLCCAVSYALEGLVRRELAAAGAVLEDVDHGDAVRFAFRLPAPEADAFIARLDDAAEGRVAWLPA; from the coding sequence ATGAGCTTCACGCTGGCGCAGCCGGTCCACAGCGACCTGGTCGTCAGGAAGAGCCGCTTCATCGGCTGCGTGCAGCCCGTGGCCGATCGCGCGGCCGCGCAGGCCGTGGTCGCCGCCCTGCGTGCCGCGCACCCTGCGGCGGCGCACGTGTGCTGGGCGCTGATGGCCGGCGGCGCGTCGGCCGCCAACGACGACGGCGAGCCGGGCGGCACCGCGGGCCGGCCGATGCTCGAGGTGCTGCGGCACCAGCAGATCGAAGGCGCGCTCGCGACGGTGGTGCGCTACTTCGGCGGCGTGAAGCTCGGCGCCGGCGGACTGGTGCGCGCCTACACCGATGCGGTGGCGCAGGCACTGCTCGGCGCCGCGCTGGTGCCGCTGGTGCGCCAGCGCAGCCTGTGCTGCGCCGTGTCCTATGCGCTGGAGGGCCTGGTGCGGCGCGAACTCGCGGCGGCCGGCGCGGTGCTCGAGGACGTGGACCACGGCGATGCGGTGCGCTTCGCGTTCCGGCTTCCCGCGCCCGAGGCCGACGCCTTCATCGCCCGCCTCGACGATGCTGCAGAAGGGCGCGTCGCCTGGCTGCCGGCGTGA
- a CDS encoding homoserine O-acetyltransferase yields MSSSTPLVVTAQSMQFAGPLALRSGASLAGYTLAYETYGTLNAARSNAVLVCHALNASHHVAGTYEGQARSEGWWDNMVGPGKPVDTDRFFVIGVNNLGSCFGSTGPMHVNPATGRVYGADFPVVTVEDWVDAQAALLDALGIRTLAAVMGGSLGGMQALSWTLQYPERVRHAVVVASAPNLTAENIAFNEVARRAIVTDPDFHGGHFYEHGVVPKRGLRIARMIGHITYLSDDVMNEKFGRILRNAVEGETLPGQDYRYSTQEIEFQIESYLRYQGDKFSEYFDANTYLLITRALDYFDPARAHGGNLSEALARATAKFLLVSFKTDWRFSPARSRELVKALLDNRRNVSYAEIDAPHGHDAFLLDDVRYMGVVRSYFERVAQEIAQ; encoded by the coding sequence ATGTCGTCGTCAACTCCATTGGTCGTCACTGCGCAGTCGATGCAGTTCGCGGGTCCGCTGGCCCTGCGCAGCGGCGCCTCGCTGGCCGGCTACACGCTCGCCTACGAGACCTACGGCACGCTGAACGCTGCGCGCAGCAACGCGGTGCTGGTGTGCCATGCGCTCAATGCCTCGCACCACGTCGCGGGCACCTACGAGGGACAGGCCCGCTCCGAGGGCTGGTGGGACAACATGGTGGGACCGGGCAAGCCGGTCGACACCGACCGCTTCTTCGTGATCGGCGTGAACAACCTCGGCTCCTGCTTCGGCTCCACCGGACCGATGCACGTCAACCCGGCCACCGGCCGCGTGTACGGCGCCGACTTTCCCGTGGTGACGGTCGAAGACTGGGTCGATGCCCAGGCCGCGCTGCTCGACGCGCTCGGCATCCGCACGCTCGCGGCCGTCATGGGCGGCAGCCTGGGCGGCATGCAGGCGCTGTCGTGGACGCTGCAGTACCCCGAGCGCGTGCGCCATGCCGTGGTGGTGGCGAGCGCGCCCAACCTCACGGCCGAGAACATCGCCTTCAACGAAGTGGCGCGCCGCGCCATCGTGACCGACCCCGACTTCCACGGCGGCCATTTCTACGAGCACGGCGTGGTGCCCAAGCGCGGCCTGCGCATCGCGCGCATGATCGGCCACATCACCTACCTCAGCGACGACGTCATGAACGAGAAGTTCGGGCGCATCCTGCGCAATGCGGTCGAAGGCGAGACGCTGCCGGGGCAGGACTACCGCTACTCCACGCAGGAGATCGAGTTCCAGATCGAGAGCTACCTGCGCTACCAGGGCGACAAGTTCAGCGAGTACTTCGACGCCAACACCTACCTGCTGATCACGCGCGCGCTCGACTACTTCGACCCGGCCCGCGCGCACGGCGGCAACCTCAGCGAGGCGCTGGCGCGTGCCACCGCCAAGTTCCTGCTCGTGAGCTTCAAGACCGACTGGCGCTTCTCCCCCGCACGCAGCCGCGAACTCGTGAAGGCGCTGCTCGACAACCGCCGCAACGTGAGCTATGCCGAGATCGACGCGCCGCACGGGCACGACGCCTTCCTGCTCGACGACGTGCGCTACATGGGCGTGGTGCGCTCCTACTTCGAGCGCGTGGCGCAGGAGATCGCGCAATGA
- a CDS encoding polymer-forming cytoskeletal protein, protein MATQSPFFGKRDRDSDSLTSRPAPLVGSGTNLSGSPVNPSSLTAQQGGLGAAPAPAAAKEGGSKLTVGPNIKLKGVEITDCDTLVVEGLVEATMDSRLMQIAEQGEFKGSAEIDIAEIRGIFDGNLTVREKLVIHSTGKVTGKIRYGKIVIEEGGQISGEISFGAKPALQAAA, encoded by the coding sequence TTGGCCACACAGTCCCCCTTTTTCGGCAAGCGTGATCGTGACAGCGATTCGTTGACCTCCCGCCCCGCGCCGCTGGTGGGCTCGGGCACCAATCTCTCGGGTTCGCCCGTCAATCCCTCGTCGCTCACGGCCCAGCAAGGTGGTCTCGGCGCGGCGCCCGCTCCCGCCGCCGCGAAGGAAGGTGGCAGCAAGCTCACGGTCGGCCCGAACATCAAGCTGAAGGGCGTCGAGATCACCGACTGCGACACGCTCGTCGTCGAAGGCCTGGTCGAAGCGACCATGGACTCGCGCCTGATGCAGATCGCCGAACAGGGCGAGTTCAAGGGCTCGGCCGAGATCGACATCGCCGAGATCCGCGGCATCTTCGACGGCAACCTCACGGTGCGCGAGAAGCTCGTGATCCACTCGACCGGCAAGGTCACGGGCAAGATCCGCTACGGCAAAATCGTGATCGAGGAAGGCGGCCAGATTTCCGGCGAGATCAGCTTCGGCGCCAAGCCGGCACTGCAAGCCGCAGCTTGA
- the metW gene encoding methionine biosynthesis protein MetW — MSDIETQRLIASLVPEGARVLDLGCGDGALLDLLQRERGCSGYGVEIADGNVLQCIRRGVDVIQLNLDEGLAMFDDASFDVVLQIDTLQHLRNAEVMLRETARVGRIGIVAFPNFAHWPNRISIARGRMPVTRRLPYQWYDTPNIRVGTFKDFEVLAQKNRLRVLDAFGLQEGRPVRWLPNARAGTAVFKFERGG, encoded by the coding sequence ATGAGCGACATCGAGACCCAGCGCCTCATCGCCTCGCTCGTGCCCGAGGGCGCGCGCGTGCTCGACCTCGGCTGCGGCGACGGCGCCCTGCTCGACCTGCTGCAGCGCGAGCGCGGCTGCAGCGGCTACGGCGTGGAGATCGCCGACGGCAACGTGCTGCAGTGCATCCGCCGCGGCGTCGACGTGATCCAGCTCAACCTCGACGAAGGCCTCGCGATGTTCGACGACGCCTCCTTCGACGTGGTGCTGCAGATCGACACGCTGCAGCACCTGCGCAACGCCGAGGTCATGCTGCGCGAGACCGCGCGCGTGGGCCGCATCGGCATCGTCGCCTTCCCGAACTTCGCGCACTGGCCGAACCGCATCAGCATCGCGCGCGGCCGCATGCCCGTGACGCGCCGGCTGCCCTACCAGTGGTACGACACGCCCAACATCCGCGTCGGCACCTTCAAGGACTTCGAAGTGCTGGCGCAGAAGAACCGGCTGCGCGTGCTCGATGCCTTCGGGCTGCAGGAAGGCCGCCCGGTGCGCTGGCTGCCCAATGCGCGCGCGGGCACGGCGGTGTTCAAGTTCGAGCGGGGCGGATGA
- a CDS encoding SDR family oxidoreductase — MNAPAPLVFITGASSGIGQALAARFYEAGYRLALVARRTAEIEAWAAERRLDAARYRIYSADVAQTDSIVAAGTACIEGQGLPDVVIANAGISVGIDTVAREDIDVMARTFATNNVGLMATFHPFVAAMRQRGSGRLVGIASVAAIRGLPGHGAYCASKAGVVAYCESLRGELHGSGVKVVTICPGYIDTPLTRGNRYGMPFLMQAEDFAQQALQTIEAGRSYRVIPWQMGVIAKLMRLLPNALFDRAVQGRGRKKRSGEA; from the coding sequence ATGAACGCCCCCGCGCCGCTCGTCTTCATCACCGGCGCGTCGAGCGGCATCGGGCAGGCGCTGGCGGCGCGCTTCTACGAAGCCGGCTACCGGCTGGCGCTGGTCGCGCGCCGCACGGCGGAGATCGAAGCCTGGGCCGCCGAACGCCGGCTCGACGCGGCGCGCTACCGGATCTACAGCGCTGACGTCGCGCAGACCGACAGCATCGTGGCCGCCGGCACCGCCTGCATCGAAGGCCAGGGCCTGCCGGACGTGGTGATCGCCAACGCCGGCATCAGCGTGGGCATCGACACCGTGGCGCGCGAGGACATCGACGTGATGGCGCGCACTTTCGCCACCAACAACGTGGGCCTGATGGCCACCTTCCATCCCTTCGTCGCCGCCATGCGGCAGCGCGGCAGCGGGCGGCTGGTCGGCATCGCCAGCGTGGCGGCGATCCGCGGCCTGCCGGGCCACGGTGCGTACTGCGCGAGCAAGGCCGGCGTGGTGGCGTACTGCGAAAGCCTGCGCGGCGAACTGCACGGCAGCGGCGTCAAGGTCGTGACGATCTGCCCGGGCTACATCGACACCCCGCTCACGCGCGGCAACCGTTACGGCATGCCGTTCCTGATGCAGGCCGAGGATTTCGCGCAGCAGGCGCTGCAAACCATCGAGGCCGGCCGCAGCTACCGCGTGATCCCGTGGCAAATGGGCGTGATCGCCAAGCTGATGCGCCTGTTGCCGAACGCGCTGTTCGACCGGGCCGTGCAGGGCCGCGGCCGCAAGAAGCGCAGCGGCGAAGCCTGA
- a CDS encoding DUF72 domain-containing protein, translated as MSKASSTRNPAIRVGIGGWTYEPWRDNFYPKGLAHAKELSYASRKVSAIEVNGTYYSTFKPETFRKWHDEAPEDFVFSMKASRFSTNRKVLATAGESIERFIDSGVSELGDKLGPIVWQFMPTKQFDAEDFEAFLALLPKKEGSRTLRHVMDVRHESFIVPAYRALAKKYKVSTVFTDADKFPSFEEPEGDVAYARLMMADAKQKTGYAPKALDAWAERARGWTTAPKKREVFVYFINGAKEKAPAAAGALLERLGWTPPAAA; from the coding sequence GTGAGCAAGGCATCATCGACTCGGAACCCGGCGATCCGGGTGGGCATCGGCGGCTGGACCTACGAGCCCTGGCGCGACAACTTCTATCCCAAGGGGCTCGCGCACGCGAAGGAGTTGAGCTATGCGAGCCGCAAGGTCAGCGCCATCGAGGTCAACGGCACCTACTACAGCACCTTCAAGCCCGAGACCTTCCGCAAGTGGCACGACGAGGCGCCCGAGGACTTCGTGTTCTCGATGAAGGCCTCGCGCTTCTCGACCAACCGCAAGGTGCTCGCCACCGCGGGCGAATCGATCGAGCGCTTCATCGACAGCGGCGTGAGCGAACTGGGCGACAAGCTCGGGCCCATCGTGTGGCAGTTCATGCCCACGAAGCAGTTCGATGCCGAGGACTTCGAGGCCTTTCTCGCGCTGCTGCCGAAGAAGGAGGGCAGCCGCACCCTGCGCCACGTGATGGACGTGCGCCACGAGAGCTTCATCGTGCCGGCCTACCGGGCGCTCGCGAAGAAGTACAAGGTGTCGACCGTGTTCACCGATGCCGACAAGTTTCCCTCGTTCGAGGAGCCCGAGGGCGACGTGGCCTATGCACGGCTCATGATGGCCGACGCCAAGCAGAAGACCGGCTACGCGCCGAAGGCGCTCGACGCCTGGGCCGAGCGTGCGCGCGGATGGACCACCGCGCCGAAGAAGCGCGAGGTGTTCGTCTACTTCATCAACGGCGCCAAGGAAAAGGCACCGGCCGCGGCCGGTGCCCTGCTGGAGCGCCTGGGATGGACCCCGCCCGCGGCGGCTTAG
- the lptC gene encoding LPS export ABC transporter periplasmic protein LptC, which translates to MKRAWDLLRDVLDRATIYLPIILTAAVALGTYWLVRNAPKLLEPTAKAAPTHEPDYFMRGFVIKNYLPNGDLRSELHGKEGRHYPDTDTIEVDDVRVRSVSPEGFTTRATANRGLSNSDGSEIQLFGNAIVIRDPAVQANGKSTPRLEFRGEFLHAYLDSERVTSNKPVTLIRGTDQFTADNLDYDNLSGVANLTGRVRGLLVPSAAPGKR; encoded by the coding sequence ATGAAGCGCGCCTGGGACCTGCTGCGCGACGTGCTCGATCGCGCCACGATCTACCTGCCGATCATCCTGACGGCGGCGGTCGCGCTCGGCACCTACTGGCTGGTGCGCAACGCGCCCAAGCTGCTCGAGCCCACCGCCAAGGCCGCGCCCACCCACGAGCCCGACTATTTCATGCGCGGCTTCGTGATCAAGAACTACCTGCCCAACGGCGACCTGCGCAGCGAACTCCACGGCAAGGAAGGCCGGCACTATCCCGACACCGACACCATCGAGGTCGACGACGTGCGCGTGCGCTCCGTCTCGCCGGAGGGTTTCACCACGCGCGCCACCGCCAACCGCGGGCTGTCGAATTCGGACGGCAGCGAGATCCAGCTGTTCGGCAACGCCATCGTCATCCGCGACCCGGCCGTGCAAGCGAATGGCAAGAGCACGCCGCGGCTCGAGTTCCGCGGCGAGTTCCTGCACGCCTACCTCGACAGCGAACGCGTCACCTCGAACAAGCCGGTCACGCTGATCCGCGGCACCGACCAGTTCACCGCCGACAACCTCGACTACGACAACCTCAGCGGCGTGGCCAACCTGACCGGCCGCGTGCGCGGTCTGCTGGTGCCGTCGGCCGCGCCCGGCAAGCGATGA